One part of the Amphiura filiformis chromosome 5, Afil_fr2py, whole genome shotgun sequence genome encodes these proteins:
- the LOC140152584 gene encoding intraflagellar transport protein 43 homolog isoform X2, with protein MEGEDLEFGTGRKRSAKTGRRARGRQQDTDPTEEQHESSSHKPNGEIPSPRDTEIAIDNNTQKRSGPPSRPPRRQMGWGDDEPKQTRRGGSAGKQRPDSPTRRNDSDDDIPVIPDLDEVHEEDMVTQVAAPPTVQVNRVATYRELDNDLLKHSQIVTLDNEIDLKLLTKVLSPEADVIEEEKPWDWDHLFTEVASDLQSEWDKALNKEVELSSG; from the exons ATGGAAGGCGAGGATCTTGAATTTGGAACAGGAAGAAAGAGG aGTGCTAAAACAGGTAGGCGTGCCCGTGGAAGGCAACAGGACACCGACCCAACAGAAGAGCAACATGAAAGCAGTAGTCATAAGCCAAATGGAGAGATACCAAGTCCAAGGGATACAGAAATAGCAATAGATAATAATACTCAG AAACGTTCTGGTCCTCCTTCCAGACCTCCAAGGAGACAAATGGGATGGGGTGATGATGAACCAAAACAAACTAGGAG AGGTGGTTCAGCAGGAAAACAGAGGCCGGATAGTCCAACAAGAAGAAATGATTCTGATGATg ACATACCAGTGATTCCTGATTTAGATGAAGTACATGAAGAAGACATGGTAACACAAGTAGCAGCTCCTCCAACAGTACAAGTCAACAGGGTAGCAACATACAGGGAATTAGATAATGATTTACTCAAACATTCACAAATTGTTACATTG GATAATGAAATAGACTTGAAGCTTCTGACCAAAGTACTTTCACCTGAGGCTGATGTGATAGAGGAGGAGAAACCATGGGATTGGGATCATTTATTCACAGAAGTagcatcagatttacaaagtgaATGGGACAAAGCACTAAATAAGGAAGTAGAGTTATCATCAGGATAA
- the LOC140152584 gene encoding intraflagellar transport protein 43 homolog A-like isoform X1 yields the protein MEGEDLEFGTGRKRSAKTGRRARGRQQDTDPTEEQHESSSHKPNGEIPSPRDTEIAIDNNTQKRSGPPSRPPRRQMGWGDDEPKQTRSDENTDEVLQSFTMEGGSAGKQRPDSPTRRNDSDDDIPVIPDLDEVHEEDMVTQVAAPPTVQVNRVATYRELDNDLLKHSQIVTLDNEIDLKLLTKVLSPEADVIEEEKPWDWDHLFTEVASDLQSEWDKALNKEVELSSG from the exons ATGGAAGGCGAGGATCTTGAATTTGGAACAGGAAGAAAGAGG aGTGCTAAAACAGGTAGGCGTGCCCGTGGAAGGCAACAGGACACCGACCCAACAGAAGAGCAACATGAAAGCAGTAGTCATAAGCCAAATGGAGAGATACCAAGTCCAAGGGATACAGAAATAGCAATAGATAATAATACTCAG AAACGTTCTGGTCCTCCTTCCAGACCTCCAAGGAGACAAATGGGATGGGGTGATGATGAACCAAAACAAACTAGGAG TGATGAGAATACAGATGAAGTGCTTCAGTCATTTACTATGGA AGGTGGTTCAGCAGGAAAACAGAGGCCGGATAGTCCAACAAGAAGAAATGATTCTGATGATg ACATACCAGTGATTCCTGATTTAGATGAAGTACATGAAGAAGACATGGTAACACAAGTAGCAGCTCCTCCAACAGTACAAGTCAACAGGGTAGCAACATACAGGGAATTAGATAATGATTTACTCAAACATTCACAAATTGTTACATTG GATAATGAAATAGACTTGAAGCTTCTGACCAAAGTACTTTCACCTGAGGCTGATGTGATAGAGGAGGAGAAACCATGGGATTGGGATCATTTATTCACAGAAGTagcatcagatttacaaagtgaATGGGACAAAGCACTAAATAAGGAAGTAGAGTTATCATCAGGATAA